The Chryseobacterium sp. JV274 sequence TAGAAATGTAACAATATAACAGTGTAATGATGTAATGATCTTCATGATTACTGAAACACTGATAAACAACTTAATTATGGAAAACTTAAAAACAGAATTGAAACACAAAATTATTGAAGTTCTTAATCTTGAAGATGTATCTGTAGAAGAAATCAAAGATACTGATCCGTTGTTCGGAGGAGGATTAGGATTAGATTCTATCGACGCTTTGGAACTGATTGTTCTTCTTGATAAAGACTACGGAATAAAATTAGCTGACCCTAAAAAAGGAAAGGAAATTTTCCAGTCTATTGATACGATGGCTAAATTTATCGAAGACAACAGAACAAAATAAATTAATACAACAGTCTAACAGTATAACGATGTGGTAATGATTAGTGAATTATCAGATTGCCACATTGTTATGTTATCTTAAACCATGAGTCAAAAAATTGCCATAACAGGAATGGGCATCATTTCCTCCATCGGAAACAATGTGGAGGAAAATTTTATTTCATTACAAACCGGAAAACACGGAATTTCGGATATCGAAATGTTTGAAACCCGTCATGCTGGAATCATTAAAACGGGTGAAATAAAATTATCCAATGAAGCGCTTGTACAGAAACTTCAGCTTGATGAAGACAATAATGTAACAAGAACTTCTTTACTGGGAATGATTGCTGCTAAAGAAGCTGTAGAAAGTGCAGGAATTTCAGATATCAATAGCTGCAGAACCGGGCTTATCTCTTCTACGAGCGTTGGAGGAATGGATATTACTGAAAAATACTTCTACTCTTACGAAGACTTTCCTGAAAAGCAAAAATATATTGATGCTCACGATGCCGGAAGTTCTTCATTGGCTATTGCAGATTATCTGGAATTAAAAGGTATGGTTTCCACCATCAGTACAGCGTGTTCATCAGCAGCCAATGCTATTATGATGGGTGCTAAGCTGATCAAAAACGGAATTTTGGACCGTGTCATTGTGGGAGGAACAGATTCACTGTCAAAATTTACTTTGAATGGTTTCAATACCCTGATGATTCTTACGGATTCCTATAACACCCCTTTTGACCACAACAGAAAAGGGCTGAACCTTGGGGAAGCTGCGGCTTTCTTAGTCCTTGAATCTGAAGAAATAGTCAAAAAAGAAAACAAAAAAGTCCTGGCTTATCTTTCCGGATATGGAAATGCCAATGATGCACACCATCAGACCGCATCTTCAGAAAACGGACAGGGAGCATTTTTAGCAATGCAGCAAGCTTTGAAAATCTCAGGATTAGCTAAAGAAAATATAGATTACATCAACGTTCACGGTACGGCGACTCCTAATAATGATTTATCTGAGGGAATTGCTATGATAAGAATCTTCGGCGAAAACCAGGTTCCTGAATTCAGCTCTACAAAAGCATTTACAGGACATACTTTGGCTGCAGCTGCAGGAATTGAAGCGGTATTCTCAATTTTAGCTATGCAAAACAATGTTATCTTCCCGAACCTGAATTTCAAAACAAAAATGGAAGAGTTTGACCTTACTCCTGTTACCGAACTGAAAGAGAAAAATATCAATCATGTGCTTTCTAACTCATTCGGATTTGGAGGAAACTGTTCTACCTTAATTTTCTCTAAATCATGAGTGCAGTATACATCAACAGTGCATCCTGTATCTCAGTTCAGGACACTTTAAACGGAAATATTCTTCAGAACCTTACTTCTGGGCATTCTTCAAATATCATCAAAGCGATAGAACCTAATTACAAAGAATTCATTCCGCCAGCCATGATCAGAAGAATGTCTAAAACGGTAAAAATGAGTTCCGTAGCCTCGCATTACGCTTTAAAAGAAGCAGGTATCAAACAACCGGATGCCATCATCATAGGAACCGGAATGGGTTGCTCACAGGATTCAGAGAAGTTTCTGAAAAATGTAATTGATAATCATGAAGAATTCCTTACGCCTACCTTTTTCATCCAGTCTACGCACAATACCGTAGCAGGACAGATTGCTTTGGGATTACAGTGCCATGCTTACAACTTCACGTATGTAAATACTTCTTCTTCACTGGAATTT is a genomic window containing:
- a CDS encoding phosphopantetheine-binding protein, whose translation is MENLKTELKHKIIEVLNLEDVSVEEIKDTDPLFGGGLGLDSIDALELIVLLDKDYGIKLADPKKGKEIFQSIDTMAKFIEDNRTK
- a CDS encoding beta-ketoacyl-[acyl-carrier-protein] synthase family protein; translated protein: MSQKIAITGMGIISSIGNNVEENFISLQTGKHGISDIEMFETRHAGIIKTGEIKLSNEALVQKLQLDEDNNVTRTSLLGMIAAKEAVESAGISDINSCRTGLISSTSVGGMDITEKYFYSYEDFPEKQKYIDAHDAGSSSLAIADYLELKGMVSTISTACSSAANAIMMGAKLIKNGILDRVIVGGTDSLSKFTLNGFNTLMILTDSYNTPFDHNRKGLNLGEAAAFLVLESEEIVKKENKKVLAYLSGYGNANDAHHQTASSENGQGAFLAMQQALKISGLAKENIDYINVHGTATPNNDLSEGIAMIRIFGENQVPEFSSTKAFTGHTLAAAAGIEAVFSILAMQNNVIFPNLNFKTKMEEFDLTPVTELKEKNINHVLSNSFGFGGNCSTLIFSKS